TCTCCGGGGCCATGCTGATACCGAGGTATCCGCGCTGAACGGAACCGTATTTCATGATGTCGCCCACCACTTTTTTCATGAGGTTGGAGGGGATGGAATAGGCATACCCCGCATAGGAGCCCGTGGGTGAAGCGATAGCGGCATTGATGCCGATCAGTTCACCGTTGGTATTCACGAGGGCCCCGCCGCTGCTGCCGGGGTTCACGGCCGCATCCGTCTGCAGGAAAGCTTCCACCGGAGCGCTGCCCTGTCTGTTGATGCCGATATTGCGCGATTTGGCGCTGATAATACCCTGGGTAACGGTCACATCCAGGTTCAGCGGGTAACCTACTGCCAGCACCCATTGGCCCAGGCGCACCTCGTCAGAGTTGCCCAGCGGCATCACCGGTAATCCCTTGCCATCGATCTTGATCAGGGCCAGGTCCGTATTCGGATCGTTGCCCACCACCTTTGCCTTGTAGTCCTTGCGGTCGTTCAGCGTTACGGTGATCTCGTTGGCACCGTCCACAACGTGATTGTTGGTGACGATGTACCCGTCTTCACTGATGATCACCCCTGAGCCGGAAGCCTTCTGGTCAGGCCGCTGGAAAGAGCGGCCGCCGCCAAAGAAACGTTCGAACAGCTGGTCGTCCATCCCGAAGGGGTTCATGCCGCCCCGGGACTGGGTTTGCTTGAATTTTACCACTGTTCTGATATGTACCACAGAAGGAACCGCTGTGCCCGCTGCTCTTTCAAAGTCAACCGGCTGGGCTGCTGCGCCGCCGGAATAAGAAGTTTGTACCAGGGGTTTGGGATCATCCTGCAAGATACTGTTGTAGGGCTTGCCGGAAGAGGTGCTGCTCAGCGCATATCCCCCGCCGATGCCTGCCGCCAGTAAGGCAATGGCGGCGAAAGTCAGTTTTTTTGTCATAGTATCTCCTTTTTTGATACCGTAAAATTGAACAGGCATTCTGAATACATTCTGAATAAACAGGTGTAGCGGGATGGATTTAACTTTTTCTTAGGAGGGGCCGGGCAGCCGCTATCCCTTCATTTTCACGCTGAAAACGTGCATGGGATGCTCGTAAACATAGGTGATCTCATATTTGTACAGGTCGCAGACCTTTTTTACGATCTCCAGGCCCAGCCCCATGCTTTCCGCATCCGCACTGCTTTTGGCGAAGCGCTGGAAAAGGCGGGCCGTGTTGAGGGCGTAAAGCTGGCCGGTGTTCTGCACCGTGAACGTACCATTGGCGATCTTCACCAGGATGTTGCCGCCGTTGAGGTTATGGCGGATGGCATTGGCCAGCAGATTGCTGAGCAACACTTCTATAAGGACGGGATTGGCATTCACCACGAGGTCTTCCTGCCAGTCGGTCTCCATACCCAGCTGTTTCTGTTCCGCCTGGGCGCGGTATTGTTCCAGCAGGTGAATGGCCATTTTCTGTACGGAAATATCCTCCGTTTCGGGGAATTGCCCGTTCTGGATGCGCGTGAGCAGGATGAGCCCTTTGTTCAGCCGGCCCATGCGCTGGCTGGCGGTGGCCATGTCTGTGATGAGCGCGGCCTGTTCCTCCGTGAGGGGAGTGGTTTGCATCAGCAACTCCAGCTTTCCCTGGAAGATGGCCAGCGGGGTCCTCATTTCATGGGAGGCATTCTCCGCAAATTCTTTCTGGGAAACATAGGCCTTCCTGCTGCGCTCTGCCAGTTGCTCCACTGCCGTATTCAGCTCCTCAAATTCGCTGACGCCGGGTTTGCCCAGCAGCAGCGGCGCGGCGTCATCCACTTTATAGGCGCGAAGTTTGCGGAGCGTGTTGTAAAAAGGCTTCCAGACCTGGCGGGCCAGGCTACGGTTGATCAGCAGCAATCCGGCCAGCAACAGGGAAAGCAGCAGCACCTGCAAAATGATGATGCTGGTGATGAGCGCCTCATGATTGGCGAGGGAAGATTTGATCTGCAGGCGGTAAGTTTCCTGGTTGATGACCAGGTGGGAAGTCAGCAGGCGGTAGGTGACCCGCCGGCGGGAGGTGCTGTCCACCACATCGGAGGTATAGAGCGAGTCCCGGCCGGTATGCGGGGCCGCGCGTTCCAGGGTGATATCGTTGTTGAGCAGGGGATTATCGTCTTCCGGGTATTCATCCATTACCTGCAAACGCGGCACCAGCTGCGTTTTAGTGGCAATCAGGCGGGCATCCACATTGGCGATCACAATGCGCTTCAGCACAAAATAGAATACCGGTACCGCCACCAGCAGCAGGATGACGGATAACAGGAAATAATACTGTACGGTTTTGTTCAGCAGCTTCATGGCACTTCCATTTTATATCCCATGCCATACACTGCCTTGATCTGGTCTTTCCATCCGGCCTGTATCAGTTTCTTTTTCAGGTTTTTCATATGGGCGTAGATGAAGTCGTAATTATCGAACAGCCCTTCCCCGTCGCCGGACAGGTGTTCTGCGATGGCATGTTTGGATACCACCCTGTTCCTGTTCGTGAGCAGGTACAGCAGCAGGTCGTATTCTTTACGGGTGACGTCTACCGCCTGCCCGTTCACGCGGACGGAGCGGGCCTGCGTATCCAGGCTGAGGGGGCCGGCTTCCAGGGCGGTATTGCCGGAAAAGCGCCGGCGGCGGATCACAGCGGCAATGCGGGCGCCCAGTTCGGAAAGGTGGAAGGGCTTCGTGAGGTAATCGTCCGCCCCCAGCTGCAGTCCCTGAATACGGTCGTCAATACCGTCACGGGCGGAGATAATGATCACCCCTTCGGTTTTATGATCGTCTTTCAGTGCCTTGAGCACCTGCAGGCCATTACCGTCCGGCAGCGATATATCCAGCAGGATGCAGTCGTATTCGAATGATTCTATCCTGTCCAGCGCCGTTTTGCAGTCCGGCGCTACCTCGCAGGTATAATTCTCCGCTTCCAGGTAGGTAGCGATGCTTTTGCTGAGTGCCTGTTCGTCTTCAATAATAAGAATCTTCATGCCGGCATTAATTTACAGAAAAAAATATTCCGGCGCGACACGAAGGCCGGGGATTGCCGGAGAGTATCCCGCGCGCTTGCGGCAGGCGGCAGAAAACTGGCATGCAGCGCCCTTGCAAAAGGCGGTTTCACGCCCGGCAGCGGCGAACGCCCATGTTGATTGGCGCTTATAAGCATCCGCCGGCACTGTGAAGAATTTTTTTGTTTTTTCGAAAAAGCGCCTAAATTTGCACTCCATTCACGCACAGGGGGGATTAGCTCATCTGGTAGAGCGCAAGCATGGCATGTTTGAGGTGATCGGTTCGAGTCCGATATCCTCCACCCGGAACGGGAAATCGGTAACACGGTTTCCCGTTTTTCTTTGCCCTGTTGCGGATGATTCGGCAACAGCATTAACATTCAGATGTTTTTTTGTATCTTTCGTCACATATTCATGAAACCCAATGAGACAAAAAATTACCTGTTTGCTAATTGACGATGATAAGGATGATCAGGAAATATTCAAGCTCGCGCTGCAGGATGTTAACCCGGATGTGATGTGTTTAACAGCGGATGACGGAGTTGAAGGCCTCAAACTCCTGCGGTCTGAGAAAGACTTTTCCCCGGCTTATATTTTTCTGGATCTGAACATGCCCCGCATGACGGGGAAGGACTGTCTCTGCGAGATCAAGAAAGATGAAAGGCTTTCGGATATTCCCGTAGTGATCTACTCCACCTCTTCAGACCCTGGTGATATCAATGATTCCCGGTCGCTGGGAGCGAGTGACTATATCGTTAAACAGTTCAGCATCAGTTCGCTGAAATCGATACTGGAACCGTATTTCAGCAAGAAAAAG
This genomic stretch from Chitinophaga sp. XS-30 harbors:
- a CDS encoding trypsin-like peptidase domain-containing protein, giving the protein MTKKLTFAAIALLAAGIGGGYALSSTSSGKPYNSILQDDPKPLVQTSYSGGAAAQPVDFERAAGTAVPSVVHIRTVVKFKQTQSRGGMNPFGMDDQLFERFFGGGRSFQRPDQKASGSGVIISEDGYIVTNNHVVDGANEITVTLNDRKDYKAKVVGNDPNTDLALIKIDGKGLPVMPLGNSDEVRLGQWVLAVGYPLNLDVTVTQGIISAKSRNIGINRQGSAPVEAFLQTDAAVNPGSSGGALVNTNGELIGINAAIASPTGSYAGYAYSIPSNLMKKVVGDIMKYGSVQRGYLGISMAPENLDEATRRELGVTDDGNGVWVADTDPNGAAAAAGIRKGDAITKVNDVAVTSSSKLSELIAMQKPGDKVDLVVLRDGKERKVSVTLKGKLGAMSGQQAAAVEALGADFEPLSKSDAAKLRLPGGLQVTNIRDGVISGQTNMRPGFIITKIGGITVRNIEELKSALAKQDGNFQIEGTYPGSGNTYYYGINDLN
- a CDS encoding response regulator transcription factor, with product MKILIIEDEQALSKSIATYLEAENYTCEVAPDCKTALDRIESFEYDCILLDISLPDGNGLQVLKALKDDHKTEGVIIISARDGIDDRIQGLQLGADDYLTKPFHLSELGARIAAVIRRRRFSGNTALEAGPLSLDTQARSVRVNGQAVDVTRKEYDLLLYLLTNRNRVVSKHAIAEHLSGDGEGLFDNYDFIYAHMKNLKKKLIQAGWKDQIKAVYGMGYKMEVP
- a CDS encoding response regulator — its product is MLIDDDKDDQEIFKLALQDVNPDVMCLTADDGVEGLKLLRSEKDFSPAYIFLDLNMPRMTGKDCLCEIKKDERLSDIPVVIYSTSSDPGDINDSRSLGASDYIVKQFSISSLKSILEPYFSKKKEIA
- a CDS encoding HAMP domain-containing sensor histidine kinase; the protein is MKLLNKTVQYYFLLSVILLLVAVPVFYFVLKRIVIANVDARLIATKTQLVPRLQVMDEYPEDDNPLLNNDITLERAAPHTGRDSLYTSDVVDSTSRRRVTYRLLTSHLVINQETYRLQIKSSLANHEALITSIIILQVLLLSLLLAGLLLINRSLARQVWKPFYNTLRKLRAYKVDDAAPLLLGKPGVSEFEELNTAVEQLAERSRKAYVSQKEFAENASHEMRTPLAIFQGKLELLMQTTPLTEEQAALITDMATASQRMGRLNKGLILLTRIQNGQFPETEDISVQKMAIHLLEQYRAQAEQKQLGMETDWQEDLVVNANPVLIEVLLSNLLANAIRHNLNGGNILVKIANGTFTVQNTGQLYALNTARLFQRFAKSSADAESMGLGLEIVKKVCDLYKYEITYVYEHPMHVFSVKMKG